Proteins from a single region of Dama dama isolate Ldn47 chromosome 14, ASM3311817v1, whole genome shotgun sequence:
- the LOC133069392 gene encoding N-acyl-phosphatidylethanolamine-hydrolyzing phospholipase D-like yields MDENETNQPLMTSSQYPKEAVRKRQNSRNSGRRDSSRFSRKTFKLDYRLEEDVTKSKKGKDGRFVNPWPTWRNPSIPNVLRWLIMERDHSSVPCSKEELDKELPVLKPYFIDDPEEAGVREAGLRVTWLGHATVMVEMDELILLTDAVFSARASPLQHVGPKRFRRPPCAVAELPRIDAVLVSHNHYDHLDYNSVIALNERFGNELRWFVPLGLLDWMQKCGRENVIELDWWEENCVPRHDKVTFVFTPSQHWCKRTLMDDNKVLWDSWSVLGPWNRFFFTGDTGYCSAFEEIGKRFGPFDLAAIPIGAYEPRWFMKYQHVDPEEAVKIHIDVQTKKSVAIHWGTFALANEHYLEPPVKLCEALER; encoded by the coding sequence atggatgaaaatgaaaccaacCAGCCCCTGATGACAAGTAGCCAGTATCCTAAAGAAGCAGTAAGAAAGCGCCAAAATTCACGGAATTCTGGAAGACGTGATTCTTCTAGGTTTTCCAGGAAGACTTTCAAACTGGATTACAGACTAGAAGAAGATGTAACTAAATCAAAGAAAGGGAAGGATGGGAGATTTGTTAACCCTTGGCCAACGTGGAGAAATCCCTCTATTCCAAATGTTCTCAGATGGCTGATAATGGAAAGAGATCACAGCAGTGTTCCATGCTCCAAAGAGGAGCTTGATAAAGAACTCCCGGTGCTGAAGCCATATTTTATTGATGACCCTGAAGAAGCTGGAGTGAGGGAAGCTGGCTTAAGAGTCACATGGCTGGGACACGCGACAGTGATGGTGGAAATGGACGAGCTCATCTTGCTCACAGATGCCGTCTTCAGTGCTCGGGCCTCCCCATTGCAGCACGTGGGCCCCAAGCGGTTTCGTCGTCCCCCATGCGCTGTCGCCGAGCTGCCCCGGATAGACGCGGTCCTTGTCAGCCACAACCACTACGACCACCTGGACTACAATTCTGTCATCGCTCTCAATGAGAGATTCGGTAACGAGCTGAGATGGTTTGTGCCTTTGGGGCTCCTGGACTGGATGCAGAAATGCGGCCGTGAGAATGTGATCGAGCTGGACTGGTGGGAGGAGAACTGTGTCCCCAGACATGACAAGGTCACCTTTGTGTTCACGCCTTCCCAGCACTGGTGTAAAAGGACTCTGATGGATGACAACAAGGTTCTTTGGGACAGCTGGTCTGTCTTGGGGCCTTGGAACCGATTTTTTTTCACAGGAGATACTGGTTATTGCTCTGCTTTTGAAGAGATAGGAAAAAGATTTGGCCCTTTTGACCTTGCAGCTATTCCCATTGGAGCGTATGAACCAAGGTGGTTTATGAAGTACCAGCATGTAGACCCAGAAGAGGCTGTAAAGATTCACATTGATGTTCAGACAAAGAAGTCTGTGGCAATTCACTGGGGAACTTTTGCCTTAGCAAATGAGCATTATTTAGAGCCTCCAGTGAAACTGTGTGAAGCTCTAGAAAGGTAG